The Arachis hypogaea cultivar Tifrunner chromosome 14, arahy.Tifrunner.gnm2.J5K5, whole genome shotgun sequence genome has a segment encoding these proteins:
- the LOC112742900 gene encoding uncharacterized protein: MAPYEALYGRKCQSPLCWYESGEVSVLGPDLIPETIENIKKIRARILTAQSRQKSYADQRRKPLEFEVGEHVFLRVTPTTGIRRAIKTKKLKPRYIGPFKVLRQFGLVAYQVALPPHLSNLHDVFHVSQLRKYMSDAAHVLEPESVELRENLTFQVTPMKIDDTSVKKLRGKDVSLVKVAWERAGVEEHTWESEFEMQKDYLKNELMRKIDIDEIRNCECVGRKLLNVLDFDEKRSFERFGIGWNVYGKKWW, from the exons atggctccgtatgaagCCTTGTATGGACGAAAGTGCCaatctccactttgttggtaCGAATCTGGTGAAGTAAGTGTATTGGGTCCAGATTTGATACCGGAAACTATTGAGAACATTAAGAAGATTCGTGCAAGGATTCTAACTGCTCAGAGTCGACAGAAGAGCTACGCGGACCAGAGAAGGAAACCGCTAGAGTTTGAAGTGGGAGAGCATGTATTTCTTCGGGTGACACCGACAACTGGGATTAGAAGAGCAATCAAGACTAAGAAGTTGAAGCCAAGATACATAGGACCGTTTAAAGTTCTAAGACAATTCGGGCTGGTAGCGTATCAAGTAGCTTTGCCACCTCAtctgtctaacttgcatgacgtattccacgtgtcacaactcCGCAAGTACATGTcggatgcggctcatgtgttGGAGCCTGAGTCGGTGGAGTTGAGGGAAAACTTAACCTTCCAAGTAACGCCAATGAAGAtcgatgacactagtgtgaagaagCTGCGAGGAAAGGACGTTTCATTGGTTAAAGTTGCTTGGGAGCGAGCAGGAGTAGAAGAGCATACGTGGGAATCAGAGTTTGAAATGCAAAAGGATTATCTCAA GAATGAGTTGATGAGAAAGATTGATATTGATGAAATAAGAAATTGTGAATGTGTTGGTCGGAAATTGCTTAATGTGTTGGATTTTGATGAGAAAAGAAGTTTTGAAAGGTTTGGTATAGGTTGGAACGTGTATGGTAAGAAATGGTGGTAA